Proteins co-encoded in one Ruegeria sp. HKCCD4315 genomic window:
- a CDS encoding M56 family metallopeptidase, protein MTAVRPVLDAYIELNIVLALSAAIWLMARVALTRTTLRHGYVAQLRALKVLCVCILISPFLALGVSSLAAHAWPGGAVALGDIAVAAYLRGDIAMPAVQFEALLNTRERWVDLALSGQQPVFISLAALFAVVAVVYAVRAFRDAVMIRQTVKSSFLWRKSTKVDIRLSDRITVPFAVRGLRRRHVVLPSHLLDTPRELRFALAHEFQHIRAGDVEWELGFELLRPLLFWNPAYLMLKYQFGRLRELACDQSVVARKRIDAREYTTCLLDYCARTLSTRNPRVLNVAFVTGGKAKRVLRQRVIALTDAQPAEAPLPALFLGMSLTFAILLALGAASIQQTQDWSHDRLMLSTVVNLERLQARNQGN, encoded by the coding sequence ATGACAGCGGTTAGACCGGTTCTCGACGCATATATCGAACTCAACATTGTGCTGGCATTGTCGGCGGCCATCTGGTTGATGGCACGCGTCGCCCTGACCCGCACGACCCTGCGCCATGGCTATGTCGCACAGCTACGCGCACTCAAGGTTCTGTGCGTTTGTATTCTGATCAGCCCCTTTCTTGCATTGGGCGTATCGTCTTTGGCCGCTCACGCATGGCCGGGGGGCGCCGTCGCCCTTGGTGACATAGCGGTTGCCGCTTATCTGCGTGGTGATATCGCCATGCCTGCCGTGCAATTTGAGGCCCTGCTGAATACACGTGAAAGATGGGTTGATCTTGCTTTGTCAGGACAGCAGCCCGTTTTCATCTCACTCGCCGCCCTATTCGCTGTCGTCGCAGTTGTATATGCCGTTCGAGCTTTTCGGGACGCTGTGATGATCCGGCAAACGGTCAAGTCCAGTTTCCTTTGGCGGAAATCGACAAAGGTGGATATCCGCCTGTCGGATCGCATCACCGTACCGTTCGCGGTGCGCGGCCTGCGCCGCCGTCACGTCGTTCTGCCAAGCCATCTTCTGGACACACCGCGCGAACTACGCTTTGCGCTGGCCCACGAGTTTCAGCACATTCGTGCGGGCGATGTGGAATGGGAACTCGGCTTTGAACTTCTGCGCCCTCTGCTGTTCTGGAACCCCGCATATCTGATGCTCAAGTACCAGTTCGGCCGCTTACGTGAACTGGCATGTGACCAATCCGTCGTTGCACGCAAAAGGATTGATGCGCGTGAATACACCACGTGTCTGCTGGACTATTGCGCGCGCACGCTTTCGACAAGAAATCCGCGCGTCTTAAACGTTGCCTTTGTGACCGGTGGAAAAGCCAAACGCGTGCTTCGCCAACGTGTCATAGCATTGACGGATGCACAGCCCGCAGAAGCCCCCCTACCGGCGCTGTTCCTTGGTATGTCACTGACCTTCGCCATCCTTTTGGCGCTGGGTGCGGCTTCGATCCAGCAAACTCAGGACTGGAGTCATGATCGCCTTATGCTGTCGACGGTGGTCAATCTGGAACGTCTTCAGGCGCGCAATCAGGGCAACTGA
- a CDS encoding MATE family efflux transporter: MSNQSQTEAVFLSGSLMRHVTRMSLTTSIGLMAIFAVDFVDMVFISMLGNDALAAAVGYAGTLLFFTNAINIGLSISAGALVARELGAGRAEQARHYASSVAVLGLIVGLVVPVLVLLNLGHLLSLLGAEGEVLKLATRYVSIILPTMCVMSIAMAAMAVLRAHGDARRSMMATIYGGVVNAVLDPILIFAVGLGLDGAAIASVLARLCMLAAALWPALRVHQGFARPSLKQVAQDLRPVRAIAIPAVLTNVATPIGNAIVVREIAQYGTDAVAGMAVIGRLLPVAFSVIFALSGAIGPIIGQNFGAEKIDRVRAAFLAGIKFTALYVLGMAAILFLLRAPIADLFAAQGETRVLIYLFCGPLALASFFNGVIFVSNASFNNLGHPVYSTWINWGRHTIGTWVFATIGSNLAGASGVLLGQAFGGVIFAIISWVMVERVVARLGRSHAPEPFVDQGRIHSLFGRRGW; this comes from the coding sequence ATGTCCAACCAATCTCAAACCGAAGCCGTATTCCTGAGCGGCAGTCTGATGCGGCATGTCACCCGCATGTCGTTGACGACAAGCATCGGGCTGATGGCAATTTTTGCCGTCGACTTTGTAGACATGGTCTTCATTTCGATGCTGGGCAACGACGCGCTGGCGGCGGCGGTGGGTTACGCTGGAACGCTGTTGTTTTTTACCAATGCGATCAATATCGGCCTTTCGATTTCTGCCGGGGCGCTGGTTGCGCGGGAACTGGGTGCGGGGCGGGCCGAACAGGCAAGGCATTATGCGTCCAGTGTAGCGGTGCTGGGTTTGATCGTCGGGTTGGTCGTACCCGTTCTGGTTTTGTTGAACCTTGGTCACCTGCTGTCATTGCTTGGCGCAGAAGGTGAGGTTCTGAAGCTGGCCACACGCTATGTCTCGATCATCCTGCCAACAATGTGCGTCATGTCGATTGCTATGGCGGCCATGGCCGTATTACGCGCCCATGGCGATGCGCGGCGGTCGATGATGGCCACGATCTATGGCGGCGTGGTGAATGCGGTTCTGGATCCGATCCTGATCTTTGCCGTGGGGCTGGGGCTGGATGGGGCGGCAATAGCCTCGGTTCTGGCGCGGCTGTGCATGTTGGCGGCGGCGCTATGGCCTGCGCTGCGGGTTCATCAAGGGTTTGCGCGCCCGTCTTTGAAACAGGTGGCTCAGGACTTGCGTCCGGTTCGCGCCATCGCAATTCCTGCCGTTCTGACAAACGTGGCCACGCCCATCGGGAATGCGATCGTAGTGCGAGAGATCGCCCAATACGGAACCGATGCGGTGGCGGGTATGGCCGTCATTGGTCGACTATTGCCAGTGGCCTTTTCGGTCATCTTTGCCCTGTCAGGCGCAATAGGGCCAATCATCGGGCAAAATTTCGGGGCCGAGAAGATTGACCGGGTACGCGCCGCTTTTCTGGCCGGGATCAAATTCACCGCACTTTATGTTCTTGGCATGGCCGCGATCTTGTTTCTGCTTCGCGCACCCATTGCAGACTTGTTCGCGGCCCAAGGGGAAACACGAGTTCTGATTTATCTGTTCTGCGGGCCTTTGGCGCTGGCCTCGTTTTTCAACGGCGTGATTTTCGTCTCGAATGCCAGTTTCAACAACCTTGGGCACCCGGTTTATTCCACATGGATCAATTGGGGGCGTCACACGATTGGAACGTGGGTTTTCGCAACCATCGGATCAAATCTCGCGGGGGCATCTGGTGTTCTGTTGGGACAAGCATTTGGCGGCGTCATTTTCGCCATAATCAGCTGGGTTATGGTCGAGCGTGTGGTGGCGCGCTTGGGCCGGTCACATGCGCCCGAACCTTTTGTGGATCAGGGTCGTATTCATTCCCTGTTCGGGCGTCGCGGCTGGTGA
- a CDS encoding VOC family protein — MKLEFHHINFVADDVDRMHDFYTNVLGLDDIPQDNFPRTEADKDSGYDGNIRFATEGNMQMHLAERSFDVAFKNGRVINPVERGHIAFRTDDLPAFLKLLDERGIPYSDYGTTFAKEWHQVFFHDPEGNVIEVHQQVVQDD, encoded by the coding sequence ATGAAACTGGAATTCCACCACATCAACTTCGTGGCTGATGATGTTGATCGTATGCATGATTTTTATACTAACGTGCTGGGTCTGGATGATATTCCGCAAGACAATTTTCCACGTACCGAAGCCGACAAAGACAGCGGCTATGACGGCAATATCCGCTTTGCGACCGAGGGCAACATGCAAATGCATCTGGCCGAGCGCAGCTTTGACGTAGCCTTCAAGAACGGGCGGGTGATTAACCCCGTCGAGCGTGGCCACATCGCCTTTCGCACCGATGATCTACCCGCCTTCCTGAAGCTGCTGGATGAGCGCGGCATCCCCTATTCAGACTATGGCACAACGTTTGCGAAAGAATGGCATCAGGTGTTCTTTCACGACCCCGAAGGCAATGTGATCGAAGTCCATCAGCAGGTCGTTCAGGACGACTGA
- the xylA gene encoding xylose isomerase encodes MTSGFFQGIEQVQFEGEGSKNPLAFRHYNPDEIVMGKRMEDHLRFAVAWWHSFAWEGGDPFGGPTFERPWHPQDDMGRAKMKADVAFEMFQILGQPYFCWHDADIRPEQGNFADNLRTLNEITDYIGEKMQVSGTKLLWGTANMFSHRRWMGGASTNPDPDVYAFAAATVKSCLDATHKLGGENYVLWGGREGYETLLNTDMKTELDHMGRFLNMVVEYKHKIGFKGAILVEPKPQEPSKHQYDFDAATCIGFLRKYGLEDEVKLNLEQGHAILAGHSFEHEIAVAAAEGMLGSIDMNRNDYQSGWDTDQFPNNTPEVALAYYHILKSGGFTSGGTNFDAKLRRQSIDAEDLIAAHVGGMDICARGLKAAAAMLEDGGLEQALTDRYAGWKTPEAQAMLASGLDEISARVLDEGINPQPRSGRQEILENYVNRFV; translated from the coding sequence ATGACGAGCGGTTTCTTTCAAGGGATCGAGCAGGTCCAATTCGAGGGCGAGGGCAGTAAGAACCCGCTCGCATTCCGTCACTACAACCCGGACGAGATCGTCATGGGCAAACGCATGGAGGATCACCTTCGTTTTGCCGTGGCGTGGTGGCATTCGTTCGCGTGGGAGGGCGGGGATCCGTTTGGCGGCCCCACTTTCGAACGCCCCTGGCACCCGCAAGACGATATGGGGCGGGCCAAGATGAAGGCCGATGTGGCCTTTGAGATGTTTCAGATTCTGGGGCAGCCTTATTTCTGCTGGCATGATGCGGACATTCGCCCAGAGCAGGGGAATTTTGCGGACAATTTGCGGACGCTGAACGAGATCACCGACTATATCGGTGAAAAGATGCAGGTGTCGGGCACCAAGCTTCTGTGGGGCACGGCCAATATGTTCAGCCACCGCCGTTGGATGGGCGGTGCCAGCACCAACCCTGATCCCGATGTCTATGCTTTTGCCGCAGCCACGGTGAAATCCTGTCTGGACGCCACCCACAAGCTGGGCGGCGAGAACTATGTGCTTTGGGGCGGGCGTGAAGGCTATGAGACGCTGCTCAACACTGACATGAAGACCGAGCTGGACCATATGGGCCGGTTCCTGAACATGGTGGTCGAGTACAAGCACAAGATCGGGTTCAAGGGCGCGATCCTTGTTGAGCCCAAGCCGCAGGAACCGTCAAAGCACCAGTATGATTTTGACGCTGCCACCTGCATCGGGTTTCTGCGCAAGTATGGTCTGGAGGATGAGGTCAAACTGAACCTTGAACAGGGGCACGCGATCCTTGCGGGGCATAGCTTTGAGCACGAAATCGCCGTGGCCGCAGCTGAAGGTATGTTGGGCTCAATCGATATGAACCGGAACGACTATCAATCGGGTTGGGACACGGATCAGTTCCCTAACAACACGCCCGAAGTCGCGCTGGCCTATTACCACATCCTGAAATCAGGCGGGTTTACCTCGGGCGGCACCAATTTCGACGCCAAGCTGCGCAGACAATCCATCGACGCCGAAGATCTGATTGCCGCGCATGTGGGCGGGATGGATATCTGTGCCCGAGGTCTGAAAGCAGCGGCTGCAATGCTTGAAGATGGCGGTTTAGAGCAGGCGCTGACGGACCGCTATGCAGGCTGGAAGACGCCCGAGGCGCAAGCGATGCTAGCTTCGGGCCTGGACGAGATTTCCGCGCGGGTTCTGGACGAGGGGATCAATCCGCAGCCGAGATCAGGGCGTCAAGAAATACTGGAAAACTACGTCAACAGATTTGTCTGA
- a CDS encoding ATP-binding cassette domain-containing protein — MQAQETQNQASGRGSGQPPLVEMRDISISFGGIKAVDHVSVDLYPGEVVGLLGHNGAGKSTLIKVLSGAYQMDHGEILIDGKKVEINNPRDARANNIETIYQTLALADNLDASSNLFLGREMVTPFGLVNDAAMEAECRKIMAQLNPNFQKFNDPVSALSGGQRQSVAIARAVYFNARILIMDEPTAALGPHETQMVADLIQQLKAQGIGIFLIDHDVHAVMELCDRASVMKNGQLVGTVDIPDVTDDDLLSMIILGKKPGEKTE, encoded by the coding sequence ATGCAAGCTCAAGAAACACAGAACCAAGCATCAGGCCGTGGCTCCGGCCAGCCTCCGCTTGTGGAAATGCGCGATATCTCGATTTCTTTCGGGGGCATCAAGGCGGTAGACCACGTCTCAGTTGATCTGTACCCGGGCGAAGTTGTGGGCCTTCTGGGTCACAACGGGGCCGGTAAGTCCACTCTGATCAAGGTGCTTTCGGGTGCCTATCAGATGGACCATGGTGAAATCCTGATTGATGGCAAGAAGGTTGAGATCAACAACCCGCGTGACGCGCGGGCCAACAATATCGAGACGATCTATCAGACGCTGGCGCTGGCAGACAATCTGGATGCAAGCTCGAACCTGTTTTTGGGGCGCGAGATGGTCACGCCCTTTGGTCTGGTCAACGATGCCGCGATGGAGGCTGAATGCCGCAAGATCATGGCGCAGCTGAACCCGAACTTTCAGAAGTTCAACGACCCGGTTTCGGCCCTGTCGGGTGGTCAGCGGCAATCGGTGGCCATTGCACGCGCGGTGTATTTCAACGCACGCATCCTGATCATGGACGAGCCTACGGCAGCGTTGGGTCCTCATGAAACGCAAATGGTGGCGGACCTGATCCAACAGCTAAAGGCGCAAGGCATCGGGATTTTCCTGATCGACCACGATGTGCACGCGGTGATGGAGCTGTGCGACCGGGCCTCGGTCATGAAGAACGGGCAACTGGTTGGTACCGTGGACATCCCTGATGTCACTGATGACGACCTGTTGTCGATGATCATTCTGGGCAAGAAGCCCGGCGAAAAGACGGAATGA
- a CDS encoding sugar ABC transporter permease, with the protein MTETSSQPVPQKAKANLFQQLELDMRLLGMIGAFIILCIGFNIVTDGRFLTPRNLFNLSIQTVSVAIMACGMVFIIVMRHIDLSVGALLATTSAVMAMTQTELLPNVLGMGLNHPATWAITLVVGLVVGTLIGAFHGWMVGYLTIPAFIVTLGGFLVWRNVAWYMTDGQTIGPLDSTFLMFGGTNGTLGTTVSLLFGLAATAIAIWALWSGRRSKAAHGFPVKPVWAETTLAGIIGIAIMGYVLIVNSYAIPTRRLERMFEARGETMPEGLIVGYGIPISVLILILVAVTLTVVARKTRFGRYIFATGGNPDAAELSGINTRMMTVKIFALMGFLCALSAVVASARLANHSNDIGTLDELRVIAAAVIGGTALSGGIGTIYGAILGALIMQALQSGMAMVGVDAPFQNIVVGSVLVLAVYIDIVYRKRLGAK; encoded by the coding sequence ATGACCGAAACTTCGTCTCAGCCGGTACCCCAAAAAGCAAAGGCCAACCTGTTCCAGCAGCTGGAACTGGATATGCGGCTATTGGGCATGATCGGCGCCTTCATCATCCTGTGCATCGGCTTCAACATCGTTACGGATGGCCGTTTTCTGACACCCAGAAACCTGTTCAACCTGTCGATCCAGACCGTTTCGGTCGCGATCATGGCCTGTGGTATGGTGTTTATCATCGTCATGCGCCACATTGACCTTTCGGTCGGCGCACTTTTGGCGACCACATCTGCTGTCATGGCGATGACCCAGACCGAGCTGTTGCCCAACGTATTGGGAATGGGTTTGAACCACCCGGCGACCTGGGCGATCACTTTGGTTGTGGGCCTTGTAGTGGGCACATTAATCGGCGCGTTCCACGGTTGGATGGTGGGCTACCTGACCATTCCAGCCTTTATTGTGACGCTTGGCGGTTTTCTGGTCTGGCGCAACGTGGCCTGGTACATGACCGATGGCCAGACAATCGGGCCGCTGGACAGCACTTTCCTGATGTTCGGGGGGACAAACGGCACGTTGGGAACAACCGTCAGCCTTCTGTTCGGCCTTGCCGCCACTGCTATTGCGATCTGGGCGTTGTGGAGCGGCCGCCGGTCCAAAGCCGCCCATGGGTTTCCTGTGAAACCTGTTTGGGCCGAAACGACACTGGCTGGGATCATTGGCATCGCCATCATGGGCTATGTCCTGATTGTCAACAGCTATGCGATCCCGACCCGCCGTCTGGAACGGATGTTCGAAGCGCGGGGTGAGACCATGCCCGAGGGGCTGATTGTTGGCTACGGCATTCCGATCTCGGTCCTGATCCTGATCCTTGTGGCCGTGACATTGACGGTTGTGGCCCGCAAAACCCGCTTTGGCCGCTATATCTTTGCCACTGGCGGCAACCCGGACGCGGCAGAGTTGTCGGGTATCAACACCCGGATGATGACCGTCAAAATCTTTGCTCTGATGGGGTTCCTGTGCGCGCTCTCAGCCGTTGTGGCCTCGGCTCGTCTGGCCAACCATTCGAACGACATCGGCACGCTGGATGAACTGCGCGTGATTGCTGCGGCCGTGATCGGTGGAACCGCTCTGTCGGGTGGTATCGGCACGATCTATGGTGCAATCCTTGGCGCGCTGATCATGCAGGCGCTGCAATCTGGTATGGCCATGGTCGGAGTTGATGCGCCGTTTCAGAACATCGTCGTCGGCTCTGTTCTTGTCTTGGCCGTGTATATCGACATCGTCTATCGCAAACGTCTGGGGGCGAAATGA
- the xylF gene encoding D-xylose ABC transporter substrate-binding protein — protein sequence MGTAAFAEPVVGVSWSNFQEERWKTDEAAIKAALEAGGAEYISSDAQSSSAKQLSDIESLIAQGVDALIILAQDSQAIGPAVQAAADEGIPVIAYDRLIEDDRAFYLTFDNVEVGRMQARAVFDAMPKGNYVMIKGSPTDPNADFLRGGQQEIIQGAVDSGDIVIVGEAYTDGWLPANAQRNMEQILTANENNVDAVVASNDGTAGGVVAALTAQGMDGIPVSGQDGDHAALNRVAKGTQTVSVWKDARELGKAAGEIAVALSSGTSPADVEGAISWTSPGGTEMNSVFLAPVPITKDNLTVVVDAGWIPLEDLCQGVENGPAPCN from the coding sequence ATGGGTACGGCCGCTTTTGCCGAACCTGTTGTGGGCGTCAGCTGGTCGAATTTCCAGGAAGAGCGTTGGAAGACCGACGAAGCCGCGATCAAAGCCGCGCTTGAGGCGGGTGGAGCCGAATACATTTCGTCGGATGCGCAATCATCCTCGGCCAAGCAGTTGTCGGATATCGAGAGCCTGATTGCACAGGGCGTTGATGCACTGATCATTCTGGCGCAAGACTCTCAGGCCATTGGTCCGGCGGTTCAGGCCGCTGCTGACGAAGGCATTCCAGTCATTGCCTATGACCGCCTGATCGAAGATGACCGTGCGTTTTATCTTACCTTCGACAACGTCGAAGTTGGTCGGATGCAAGCGCGCGCGGTATTCGACGCGATGCCCAAGGGTAATTACGTGATGATCAAGGGTTCGCCCACCGACCCCAACGCGGATTTCCTGCGTGGTGGTCAGCAAGAGATCATTCAGGGCGCCGTTGACAGTGGTGACATCGTGATTGTGGGTGAGGCTTATACTGACGGCTGGCTGCCTGCGAACGCGCAACGCAACATGGAACAGATCCTGACTGCCAACGAAAACAACGTTGATGCCGTGGTCGCCTCGAATGACGGTACTGCTGGTGGCGTTGTTGCTGCACTGACCGCACAAGGCATGGACGGTATTCCGGTCTCGGGCCAGGATGGTGACCACGCGGCGCTGAACCGTGTTGCCAAGGGCACGCAGACCGTCTCGGTCTGGAAAGACGCACGTGAGCTGGGCAAAGCTGCCGGTGAAATCGCGGTTGCGTTGAGCAGCGGAACAAGCCCTGCAGATGTCGAAGGCGCGATCAGCTGGACTTCGCCCGGCGGCACCGAGATGAACTCTGTCTTCCTGGCTCCTGTGCCGATCACCAAGGACAACCTGACAGTTGTGGTCGACGCGGGCTGGATCCCGCTGGAAGACCTGTGCCAGGGCGTCGAAAACGGCCCTGCGCCTTGTAACTAA
- a CDS encoding ROK family transcriptional regulator: MLKSKASSNATDQRNITRLRVLEQIRATEAISRIDIATALETSPATVTSATADLLSAGLIQEIEGESSSKSTRRGRPRVLLKLQGGCHVIAGVKVARHQISVILVDFEGTEIASYIHPLDEARMAPEGFTQMIYTALSHACDAAHRSLTDLSGVCIGIAGLIDAEKNFVHWSSSLTERNVDLSPLLSKALPCPAFIENDANLVAKAEQLFGLGKGLKTFLVVTIEHGIGLGIVFDGKLYRGERGCGAEFGHLKVQLDGALCQCGQRGCLEAYVGEYALIREATIASQATDPQTLTDILEAAKAGDARSISVLARAGQMFGMGLSNLINLFDPECIILSGTRGSFEYLHSEEVMARVKSGVVSVDAPLPEIKVNHWGDSMWAKGAAAYGIEQVSILKVRELAAHAN, translated from the coding sequence ATGCTGAAAAGCAAAGCTTCTTCAAACGCCACAGACCAAAGAAACATCACCCGGTTGCGGGTGCTGGAACAGATTCGCGCAACGGAAGCCATCTCGCGAATCGACATTGCCACCGCGCTTGAGACCAGCCCCGCTACGGTCACCTCGGCCACGGCAGACCTGCTGTCCGCCGGTCTTATCCAGGAAATTGAAGGGGAGTCGTCGTCAAAATCCACGCGTCGCGGTAGACCGCGTGTGCTTCTCAAGCTGCAAGGTGGATGCCACGTGATCGCTGGCGTGAAAGTCGCCCGGCATCAGATCTCGGTCATTTTGGTGGATTTCGAGGGTACGGAAATCGCGTCCTATATCCATCCGTTGGATGAGGCACGCATGGCACCCGAGGGCTTCACACAGATGATCTACACGGCCCTGTCCCATGCCTGCGACGCGGCGCATCGTTCGCTGACGGATCTGTCCGGAGTGTGCATCGGCATCGCAGGGCTGATCGACGCTGAAAAGAACTTTGTTCATTGGTCATCGTCTTTAACCGAGCGAAATGTGGACCTGAGCCCGCTCTTGTCCAAGGCCCTGCCCTGCCCCGCCTTTATCGAAAACGATGCCAATCTGGTGGCCAAAGCCGAGCAGCTTTTTGGGTTGGGCAAAGGGCTAAAGACCTTTCTGGTCGTTACCATTGAACATGGGATAGGTCTGGGCATTGTGTTTGATGGCAAGCTTTATCGCGGCGAACGCGGTTGCGGGGCGGAGTTCGGGCATTTGAAAGTTCAACTGGACGGCGCGCTGTGCCAATGTGGACAACGCGGCTGCCTTGAGGCTTATGTCGGAGAATACGCCCTGATCCGTGAAGCGACGATCGCAAGCCAAGCCACAGACCCGCAAACACTTACCGATATTCTCGAAGCCGCAAAAGCCGGGGATGCAAGGTCGATCTCGGTTTTGGCACGTGCCGGGCAGATGTTTGGAATGGGTCTTTCGAACCTGATCAACCTGTTCGACCCCGAGTGTATTATTCTTTCCGGAACACGCGGAAGTTTTGAGTACCTGCATTCAGAGGAGGTCATGGCGCGCGTCAAAAGCGGTGTCGTCAGCGTCGACGCGCCCCTCCCCGAAATCAAAGTGAACCATTGGGGGGATTCAATGTGGGCAAAGGGAGCGGCTGCTTATGGAATCGAACAGGTCTCGATCCTGAAAGTCAGGGAATTGGCAGCACATGCGAACTAG
- a CDS encoding CRTAC1 family protein produces MRTSLAFLLITATTVSADVLSPQFLGVDVPPHVYDGGWEHFVGGGLAVFDCNGDNRPELYAAGGSNPAQLFVNLSKADIRFQADTPSALSLTGVTGAYPLDVDGDGQLDLAILRVGPDLLLRGGPDCTFAPFPTLNFNSEDHWTTGFSATWESGQALPTLAFGTYVDRSDPDGPFETCGPTVLYRPDGEAHGAPVYLEPGHCSLSLLFSDWARSGRADLRVSNDRHYYVRDGQEQLWAMEDTPRLYGQADGWLPYSIWGMGIASRDLTGDGFPDVYLTSMGDQKFQTFDPSTAGPTWRDATYDRGTTAHRPHIGEDGRPSTGWHAQFGDVNNDGLDDIFVTKGNVEQMPDAAQTDPNNLLMQNDNGQFVETASDAGVASMQKSRGGALADLNGDGWLDMVVVNRGSPLEVFQNTPHDGNWLMVDLSQSQPNRLAIGSFIEVKMDGKVQTREVTVGGGHASGVAGFHHFGLGDAESLQIRVIWPDGKASDWQTANPNQVIRLSR; encoded by the coding sequence ATGCGAACTAGTCTGGCTTTCCTGCTGATCACAGCAACAACCGTTTCTGCGGATGTACTTTCCCCGCAGTTTCTTGGCGTTGACGTTCCGCCCCACGTGTATGACGGTGGCTGGGAACATTTCGTCGGCGGCGGGCTCGCCGTCTTCGACTGCAACGGCGACAACCGCCCCGAGCTTTACGCCGCCGGAGGCTCCAATCCCGCGCAGCTATTTGTTAACCTGTCCAAGGCAGATATTCGGTTTCAAGCAGATACGCCCAGCGCACTATCCCTGACGGGTGTGACCGGCGCGTACCCTTTGGATGTAGATGGCGACGGGCAGCTTGATCTCGCAATTCTGCGAGTCGGTCCTGATCTGTTGCTGCGCGGCGGGCCGGATTGTACATTCGCGCCTTTCCCGACGCTGAACTTCAATTCGGAAGATCATTGGACCACCGGTTTCTCGGCCACTTGGGAAAGCGGGCAAGCGCTACCTACGCTGGCGTTTGGTACTTATGTTGACCGCAGCGATCCGGACGGACCGTTTGAGACTTGTGGACCAACCGTGTTGTACCGGCCGGACGGCGAAGCCCATGGCGCACCCGTCTATCTGGAACCCGGGCATTGTTCCCTCTCGCTTCTGTTTTCAGACTGGGCGCGGTCAGGGCGCGCGGACCTTCGTGTCAGTAACGACCGACACTACTATGTGCGCGACGGGCAAGAGCAATTGTGGGCGATGGAAGACACCCCGCGTCTGTATGGTCAGGCGGACGGATGGCTGCCCTATTCGATCTGGGGCATGGGTATCGCCTCGCGCGATTTGACCGGAGACGGGTTTCCAGACGTTTACCTGACCTCGATGGGGGATCAGAAATTCCAAACATTTGATCCGTCAACTGCGGGACCGACATGGCGGGATGCGACCTATGATCGGGGAACAACAGCACACAGGCCGCATATAGGTGAAGATGGTCGCCCTTCAACCGGTTGGCATGCGCAGTTTGGTGACGTGAATAATGACGGGCTGGACGATATTTTTGTCACCAAAGGTAACGTCGAGCAGATGCCCGACGCTGCGCAAACTGATCCAAACAACCTGCTGATGCAAAACGACAATGGTCAGTTTGTCGAAACAGCATCAGACGCAGGCGTCGCTTCTATGCAAAAATCCCGTGGCGGAGCCTTGGCCGATCTGAACGGGGATGGCTGGCTGGACATGGTTGTGGTCAATCGCGGCTCTCCGCTGGAGGTTTTTCAGAACACGCCGCATGACGGCAACTGGTTGATGGTAGATCTGAGTCAATCGCAACCCAACCGCTTGGCTATTGGCAGCTTTATCGAAGTCAAAATGGACGGCAAAGTGCAGACGCGGGAAGTCACAGTTGGCGGCGGCCATGCCAGTGGCGTTGCTGGATTTCACCATTTTGGCTTGGGCGATGCGGAAAGCTTGCAGATCAGGGTGATCTGGCCCGATGGCAAGGCAAGTGATTGGCAGACCGCAAACCCCAATCAGGTGATACGTCTTAGCCGCTGA